In the genome of Flavobacteriales bacterium, one region contains:
- a CDS encoding insulinase family protein: MKFQTILLVALIAIASCASAQIDRSKAPAPAPAKEINLGNYEQFTLDNGLKVFVVENHKLPRVSFRLTVDYTPVMEGDDAGYVTMAGDLLKRGTENRTKEQIDEQIDLIGANLNTSSGGMSASCLKQHADDLLKIMSDILLHPSFPEAELEKLRTQQLSALATTKDDPNSMAENVGNVLRFSAQHPYGEVVTEASVKKINAAQCRSFYDAYFKPNISYLAIVGDVNLKEARTWAESYFGAWKKGEVKVAHYPTPKGPEKIRVCLVDKPGAVQSVVMVTYPVELTPGHPDAIKASVMNAILGGDGFSGRLMQNLREDKAYTYGSYSSLHADKLIGDFKAYAQVRNEVTDSAVTEILYEIKRLRDEDVPEDLLKMTINKLSGSFARSLEYPQTVAGFAISKAIYGLPDDYYSSYLQKLEKITPKDIREMAQKYLHPDQAYILVVGSKDAVKDKLTTFSSGGKVEMYDHYGVELKDAKPLPEGLTAQKVIDDFLMAISGQADAKKAVKALDKVQDVTIKMGVSLQGQSFEINTYSKKPGKYAMTLGNENMTIQEQRYDGQRGISKSIQGTKEITGKELEDLKYSSLLMPELQYQKLGFKVELKGSEQIDGKDCYLLEVTDPAGGTEWQYFDAGSHLRKQIVTNRETPMGNITQTTRFDGYQVVDGVKFPFKISQNMGPQSLEMTVTTVKLNSNLPDSTFKVD, translated from the coding sequence ATGAAATTTCAAACCATATTGCTGGTAGCACTGATCGCCATTGCATCATGTGCATCCGCACAAATAGATCGCTCCAAGGCGCCGGCACCTGCCCCCGCCAAAGAGATTAACCTTGGAAATTACGAACAGTTCACGCTGGACAACGGCCTGAAGGTGTTCGTTGTGGAAAACCACAAACTCCCACGCGTGTCATTCCGGTTGACCGTTGACTACACCCCCGTGATGGAAGGTGACGATGCCGGTTATGTGACCATGGCGGGTGACCTGCTGAAACGTGGTACCGAAAACCGCACCAAGGAGCAGATTGACGAACAGATCGATCTCATAGGCGCCAACCTGAATACTTCTTCCGGTGGCATGTCCGCTTCCTGCCTGAAACAACATGCAGACGACCTGCTGAAGATCATGTCCGACATTCTGCTGCATCCTTCCTTTCCGGAAGCAGAACTTGAAAAGCTACGAACCCAGCAACTTTCCGCACTTGCAACTACAAAAGACGATCCGAATTCCATGGCGGAGAATGTTGGGAATGTACTCCGCTTCTCTGCACAACACCCGTATGGTGAAGTAGTGACAGAAGCATCTGTGAAGAAAATCAATGCCGCACAATGCAGGTCATTCTATGATGCGTATTTCAAGCCCAATATTTCGTACCTGGCCATCGTGGGAGATGTGAACCTGAAAGAAGCGCGGACCTGGGCCGAGTCGTATTTCGGTGCATGGAAAAAAGGTGAGGTGAAGGTCGCCCACTACCCGACACCCAAAGGCCCTGAAAAAATCCGGGTGTGCCTGGTAGATAAGCCGGGAGCTGTGCAGTCGGTGGTGATGGTCACTTACCCGGTGGAACTTACGCCCGGCCATCCTGATGCGATCAAGGCAAGCGTGATGAATGCCATCCTGGGTGGCGATGGTTTCTCCGGCAGGCTGATGCAAAACCTACGGGAGGACAAAGCCTATACCTATGGGTCCTATTCGTCTTTGCATGCAGATAAACTGATAGGTGATTTTAAAGCTTACGCTCAGGTGCGCAATGAAGTAACTGACAGTGCAGTCACCGAAATTCTGTATGAAATCAAGCGATTGAGGGATGAGGATGTACCGGAAGACTTGCTGAAGATGACCATCAACAAACTCAGCGGAAGTTTTGCCCGCTCACTGGAGTACCCGCAAACCGTTGCAGGTTTTGCCATATCAAAGGCGATCTATGGATTGCCGGATGATTACTACAGCAGCTATCTGCAGAAACTGGAAAAGATCACCCCAAAAGATATTCGTGAAATGGCCCAGAAATACCTGCATCCTGACCAGGCCTATATCTTGGTTGTGGGAAGCAAGGATGCTGTGAAAGACAAGTTAACCACTTTTTCCAGTGGCGGTAAAGTGGAGATGTATGACCACTATGGGGTGGAATTGAAGGATGCCAAGCCGCTTCCGGAAGGGTTGACAGCGCAGAAAGTGATCGATGACTTTTTGATGGCCATCAGCGGACAGGCTGACGCAAAAAAGGCAGTGAAGGCTTTGGATAAGGTGCAGGATGTTACCATAAAGATGGGTGTGAGTTTACAAGGTCAGTCTTTCGAGATCAATACCTATAGTAAGAAACCGGGTAAATACGCCATGACATTGGGTAATGAAAACATGACCATTCAGGAACAGAGATATGATGGTCAACGCGGTATTTCAAAAAGCATTCAGGGCACTAAGGAAATTACCGGGAAAGAATTGGAAGACCTTAAATACAGTTCATTGTTGATGCCGGAACTCCAATATCAGAAGCTTGGCTTTAAAGTTGAATTAAAAGGATCGGAACAAATAGATGGCAAAGATTGCTATCTATTGGAAGTCACAGATCCGGCAGGTGGAACTGAGTGGCAATACTTTGATGCCGGGTCGCACCTCAGAAAACAGATTGTGACCAACCGTGAAACACCGATGGGAAATATCACCCAAACCACCCGTTTTGATGGTTATCAGGTAGTGGACGGCGTCAAGTTCCCATTCAAAATCAGTCAGAATATGGGACCGCAATCCCTGGAAATGACTGTTACAACAGTTAAATTGAACTCAAATCTGCCCGACTCCACTTTTAAAGTCGATTGA
- a CDS encoding HU family DNA-binding protein codes for MNKGDLINKIAGDAGISKAQAEKALNSFIDGTVSAVKKGDKVTLVGFGTFSAAKRAARTGRNPQTGAAIKIPAKKVVKFKVGTEFASKVK; via the coding sequence ATGAACAAAGGAGACTTGATCAACAAGATTGCCGGTGATGCCGGAATCTCTAAAGCACAAGCTGAAAAAGCCCTGAACTCTTTCATCGATGGTACTGTTAGTGCTGTTAAGAAAGGTGACAAAGTAACCCTCGTTGGTTTCGGTACTTTCTCTGCTGCTAAGAGAGCTGCCCGCACTGGCCGCAATCCTCAAACTGGTGCTGCTATCAAAATCCCCGCTAAGAAAGTTGTAAAATTCAAAGTGGGTACTGAATTTGCCAGCAAGGTAAAGTAA
- a CDS encoding PorT family protein: MQLRTLLSLFLLTTLLPIHAQESEKPANKSKKMEPIVVNLTADRWLNAPKGITFNGLRSRGFGFNMMSDKQLGSSGLSFRYGLGISSHSIDSDVDWSSLTVDSVENTSSYTFDKLPSKLEYKKNRFVTSFIEIPLEFLFRAKPEESKKSFKIGAGFTLGYLLSSHTKYKDDENKSKDYYLKDLSPFQYGATARIGYGRTTLYGYYPLSKVFSEGVGKDIQAFSVGLSIMY; encoded by the coding sequence ATGCAATTGAGAACCTTACTTAGTCTCTTCCTTCTGACCACCCTCCTGCCAATTCATGCACAGGAAAGTGAAAAGCCAGCCAACAAGTCCAAAAAGATGGAACCGATCGTGGTGAACCTGACCGCTGATCGATGGTTGAATGCACCGAAAGGAATTACGTTTAACGGGCTGCGTTCACGTGGATTCGGATTCAATATGATGTCTGATAAACAATTGGGAAGCAGTGGTCTCAGTTTCCGCTACGGTTTGGGTATCTCTTCGCACAGCATCGACAGCGATGTGGATTGGTCATCATTGACCGTTGATTCTGTGGAGAACACATCATCCTATACATTCGATAAACTGCCTTCCAAACTTGAGTACAAAAAGAACAGGTTCGTAACCAGTTTCATCGAAATCCCATTGGAATTTTTGTTCAGGGCCAAGCCTGAGGAAAGTAAAAAGAGTTTCAAGATAGGTGCGGGTTTCACCCTTGGCTATCTTCTCAGCAGCCACACCAAGTACAAGGACGATGAAAACAAGTCGAAGGACTACTACCTGAAAGATCTGTCTCCTTTCCAGTACGGGGCTACGGCCAGAATTGGATACGGACGAACCACGCTCTACGGCTACTACCCACTTTCAAAAGTATTCAGTGAAGGCGTCGGAAAAGATATTCAGGCATTTTCCGTGGGGTTGTCAATTATGTACTGA
- the rpoN gene encoding RNA polymerase factor sigma-54, which translates to MLKQTLQQKLLQKLSPQQIQLMKLLQVPSASLDQRIKEELEQNPALEEGKTEEESIGEENYDEDDMDQDGGDDSSQDEFDISDYLSDDDIPSYKLNSNNSSSDDERREVPITGGLSFQDVLISQLSMRLLDDHHYKIAVHLIGSLDGDGYLRRPLEAIVDDMAFTQNVSTTKEELEEVLHEIQELDPPGVGARSLQECLLLQLQRRSNHDMALALAVEVIRNHFEEFSKKHYSRIARKLGITEEELKPAVDIILKLNPKPGNTVSEGSKASPTIVPDFIIDNNDGVLNLSLNARNAPDLRVSRTYADMLEGYSKTKDKTDKSQKEAVMFVRQKLDAAKWFIDAIKQRQQTLMKTMTAIMEYQYDYFLEGDETMLKPMILKDIAEKVELDISTISRVANSKYVQTPFGTFLLKTFFSESLQTDSGEEVSTREVKKILQECIDAENKKKPLTDDRLTKILKEKGYNIARRTIAKYREQLGIPVARLRKEL; encoded by the coding sequence ATGCTAAAGCAGACATTACAACAAAAGCTTCTGCAAAAGCTATCCCCGCAGCAGATTCAGCTAATGAAGCTGTTGCAGGTACCCAGTGCGTCATTGGACCAACGGATCAAGGAAGAGCTCGAGCAAAACCCGGCACTGGAAGAAGGCAAAACCGAGGAAGAAAGTATCGGCGAGGAAAACTACGACGAGGATGACATGGATCAGGACGGAGGTGACGACAGCTCCCAGGATGAATTTGATATTTCCGATTACCTCAGCGACGATGACATTCCCAGTTACAAACTGAACAGCAACAACAGCAGTTCCGACGACGAGCGACGCGAGGTACCTATTACAGGCGGATTGAGTTTCCAGGATGTGCTCATCTCACAACTGAGCATGCGCTTGCTGGACGACCATCATTACAAGATTGCGGTTCACCTGATCGGAAGTCTGGATGGTGACGGTTACCTGCGCCGCCCGCTGGAAGCGATTGTGGATGATATGGCATTCACCCAGAATGTATCCACCACGAAGGAAGAGCTGGAAGAGGTATTGCATGAGATCCAGGAACTGGACCCTCCCGGCGTGGGCGCCAGGAGCCTGCAGGAATGCTTGTTGCTACAACTGCAAAGAAGATCAAACCACGACATGGCATTGGCGCTTGCCGTGGAGGTGATCAGAAACCATTTCGAAGAATTTTCAAAGAAGCATTATAGCAGGATCGCGCGCAAACTGGGCATTACAGAGGAAGAGTTGAAGCCGGCAGTCGACATCATCCTGAAACTGAATCCCAAACCAGGCAATACGGTGTCTGAAGGCAGCAAGGCATCTCCCACCATCGTACCCGACTTCATCATAGACAACAACGACGGTGTACTGAACCTGAGCCTGAACGCCCGTAATGCACCTGATCTGCGTGTCAGTCGTACCTATGCTGACATGCTGGAAGGATACAGCAAAACGAAAGACAAGACCGACAAATCCCAGAAGGAAGCGGTGATGTTCGTACGCCAGAAGCTGGATGCAGCAAAATGGTTCATAGATGCAATCAAGCAACGGCAACAGACCTTGATGAAAACCATGACAGCCATCATGGAATACCAGTATGATTATTTCCTCGAAGGCGATGAGACCATGCTGAAACCGATGATCCTGAAAGACATCGCAGAAAAAGTAGAATTGGACATCTCCACCATTTCAAGGGTAGCCAACAGCAAATATGTACAAACACCCTTCGGTACATTTTTGTTGAAAACCTTCTTCTCCGAATCCCTGCAAACGGACAGCGGTGAGGAAGTTTCAACGAGAGAAGTCAAAAAGATCCTTCAGGAATGCATTGATGCGGAGAACAAGAAAAAGCCTTTGACGGATGACCGTCTGACAAAAATCCTGAAAGAAAAAGGATATAACATCGCCAGGCGAACAATCGCCAAATACCGTGAACAACTGGGTATTCCGGTTGCCCGCTTGCGCAAGGAACTATAA
- the asnS gene encoding asparagine--tRNA ligase, whose translation MTETTLLKRSKIKELFADARAQDEVNIKGWVRTKRGSKDVNFVAVNDGSTIHSIQVVVNVADFPEALLKSISTGACISVTGALVPSMGKGQAFEIQAGAIEVYGGADPETFPLQKKGHTLEFLREIAHLRPRTNTIGAVWRIRHGMAMAIHKFFDQRGFFYLHTPIITASDAEGAGAMFRVTTLDPANPPKTEDGGVDFSQDFFGKESRLTVSGQLEGELGALALSDIYTFGPTFRAENSNTTRHLAEFWMVEPEMAFYDIHDDMNLAEDFLKFLVAQGLEHYRDDLEFLNNMYDKELIQRLESVLAEPFARITYTEAVDILKASGQKFEYKVEWGSDLQSEHERFLVEKHYGKPVIVTGYPKEIKAFYMKLNEDGKTVRAMDVLFPAIGEIIGGSQREENYDTLLARIRELGLPEDELWWYLDTRRFGSAPHSGFGLGFERLLLFMTGMGNIRDVIPFPRTPQNAEF comes from the coding sequence ATGACTGAAACAACTTTACTCAAGCGTTCAAAGATCAAGGAACTATTTGCGGATGCCCGGGCCCAGGATGAAGTGAACATCAAAGGATGGGTACGGACCAAAAGAGGCAGTAAAGATGTGAACTTCGTAGCCGTGAACGACGGATCCACCATACACTCCATCCAGGTGGTGGTGAATGTGGCGGATTTTCCTGAGGCATTGCTGAAGTCGATATCAACCGGTGCATGCATTTCGGTAACGGGTGCATTGGTGCCTTCCATGGGCAAAGGTCAGGCTTTTGAAATCCAGGCGGGCGCCATTGAAGTATATGGTGGTGCCGATCCGGAAACCTTTCCATTGCAGAAGAAGGGGCATACATTGGAGTTTTTGCGGGAGATTGCACACCTGCGGCCACGCACCAACACCATCGGTGCTGTTTGGCGGATTCGCCACGGCATGGCCATGGCCATCCATAAATTCTTTGATCAACGTGGTTTCTTTTACCTGCATACACCCATTATCACAGCATCTGATGCGGAAGGAGCCGGTGCCATGTTCCGTGTAACCACCCTGGATCCTGCCAATCCGCCCAAAACCGAAGATGGCGGCGTGGATTTTTCCCAGGACTTTTTCGGAAAGGAATCGCGACTTACGGTATCCGGACAACTGGAAGGTGAGCTGGGTGCACTTGCGTTGAGCGACATCTACACGTTCGGTCCCACATTCAGGGCAGAGAATTCGAACACCACCCGCCACCTGGCAGAGTTCTGGATGGTAGAACCGGAAATGGCGTTTTATGATATTCATGATGACATGAACCTGGCGGAAGATTTCCTGAAGTTCCTGGTAGCCCAAGGACTTGAACATTACCGTGACGATCTGGAGTTCCTGAACAACATGTACGACAAAGAACTGATCCAACGTCTCGAGTCTGTTCTTGCAGAGCCATTCGCCCGTATCACCTATACCGAAGCAGTTGACATTCTGAAAGCATCCGGTCAAAAATTCGAATATAAGGTTGAGTGGGGAAGCGACCTCCAATCGGAACACGAACGATTTCTGGTGGAGAAGCACTATGGCAAACCTGTAATCGTTACCGGATATCCCAAAGAGATCAAAGCCTTCTACATGAAGTTGAACGAGGATGGGAAAACCGTTCGTGCCATGGATGTGTTGTTCCCTGCCATCGGCGAGATCATTGGCGGTTCACAACGGGAAGAAAATTATGACACGTTATTGGCTCGCATACGCGAATTGGGATTGCCGGAAGACGAACTTTGGTGGTACCTGGATACCCGTCGGTTCGGAAGCGCTCCGCACAGCGGGTTCGGATTAGGTTTCGAACGTTTGCTGCTTTTCATGACCGGCATGGGTAACATCCGTGATGTGATTCCATTTCCGAGAACACCACAAAATGCAGAGTTTTAA
- a CDS encoding TetR/AcrR family transcriptional regulator — translation MEKQRIKIIQKAGELFLRCGVRSLTMDDVSRELAISKKTLYKHVSDKSDLVQQVMKFHLEEDEQCFHELQEGELNAIDELFEVSRAVSEKLSSFHPSVLFDLQKYYPEAWELFQNHKTEFIYNCMARNMERGIQQGLYRDNLNIPVIAKIYIARMDIVFNADIFPADQFRPHEVYIEMLRYHVRGIASEKGIKYLVKKLQNMQTNLL, via the coding sequence GTGGAAAAACAGCGGATCAAGATCATACAGAAGGCAGGAGAACTGTTTCTTCGCTGTGGCGTGAGGAGCCTGACCATGGACGACGTGTCCAGGGAATTGGCCATATCCAAAAAGACGCTCTACAAACACGTTTCCGATAAATCAGACCTGGTGCAGCAGGTGATGAAATTTCACCTGGAAGAAGATGAACAGTGCTTTCATGAACTGCAGGAAGGAGAACTCAATGCGATTGATGAACTCTTTGAAGTGAGTCGTGCGGTGAGTGAAAAGCTGAGCAGTTTTCATCCGTCGGTGTTGTTCGATCTGCAGAAATATTATCCCGAAGCCTGGGAACTTTTTCAAAATCATAAAACGGAGTTCATCTACAATTGTATGGCCCGTAACATGGAAAGAGGCATTCAGCAGGGTTTGTACCGGGATAACCTTAACATCCCGGTCATTGCCAAGATTTACATTGCGCGGATGGACATCGTTTTCAACGCCGATATATTCCCGGCCGATCAGTTCCGACCCCATGAGGTGTACATTGAAATGCTGCGCTATCACGTGCGCGGCATTGCCAGTGAAAAAGGCATCAAGTATCTCGTCAAGAAATTACAAAATATGCAAACCAACCTATTGTAA
- a CDS encoding TolC family protein, protein MLLLTTGFIARAQEGGSAFSLEQAVQYGQKNNTQAKNAGLDVEVAKKKIWETTAMGLPQISGEVSYQNFIDIPTSVAPAEAFGGPAGEFVDLQFGTTNNASAGITLSQLIFNGTYIVGLQAAKTYAKFADEQKLKADADVRNLVQTSYYQALQAKASQKALEENLATVSRLLSDIKAMHENGFLEDLDVEVITLQEAQLQNAVAKSKELSTVTTDLLKMQMGYPADQGIELTDDLVALAEQASTENLAGEAFDMNNNPDYKMATSGEALTALNLKKEKFSRYPSMAGFISHSQNAYRNDFSFFSSEGKWYPTTVAGFKIEIPIFDSRGQASRIGQAKLELEKVSNNKQLLADNLRMEYVSAKASMDVAVAAFKTAKSNTELSDKILNKMTIKQKEGMATSMELTQAQNQQINTQISYYAAAADLLLAKARLQKVLNK, encoded by the coding sequence ATGCTCCTGCTCACTACAGGCTTCATCGCACGTGCCCAGGAAGGCGGTTCTGCCTTTTCCCTGGAGCAGGCTGTTCAGTATGGACAGAAAAATAACACACAGGCAAAAAATGCCGGCCTGGATGTGGAAGTGGCCAAAAAGAAAATATGGGAAACCACGGCAATGGGACTTCCGCAGATCTCCGGTGAAGTATCATACCAGAATTTTATAGATATCCCGACTTCAGTGGCACCGGCGGAAGCGTTCGGAGGTCCTGCCGGTGAATTCGTGGACCTTCAGTTCGGTACCACCAACAATGCATCCGCCGGAATCACACTCTCCCAGTTGATCTTCAACGGAACCTATATTGTGGGTCTTCAGGCAGCAAAAACCTATGCCAAGTTTGCCGACGAACAGAAGCTAAAGGCCGATGCAGATGTACGCAACCTTGTGCAAACATCTTACTACCAGGCATTGCAGGCCAAAGCCAGCCAGAAGGCACTGGAAGAAAACCTGGCTACGGTTTCCCGACTCCTGTCTGATATCAAAGCCATGCACGAGAACGGTTTCCTGGAAGACCTCGATGTTGAAGTCATAACCCTGCAGGAAGCCCAATTGCAAAATGCCGTTGCCAAGTCAAAGGAACTTTCTACCGTTACAACCGATCTGCTGAAAATGCAAATGGGCTACCCAGCCGATCAGGGCATTGAACTTACCGATGACCTGGTGGCCCTGGCAGAACAGGCGTCTACAGAAAACCTGGCAGGTGAGGCATTTGACATGAACAACAACCCGGATTACAAAATGGCCACGTCAGGAGAGGCATTAACCGCCCTCAACCTGAAAAAGGAAAAGTTCTCACGCTACCCTTCCATGGCCGGATTCATCAGCCATTCCCAGAATGCATACAGGAATGATTTCAGTTTCTTCTCATCCGAAGGAAAGTGGTATCCCACCACCGTTGCCGGCTTCAAAATAGAGATCCCCATTTTTGATAGCAGGGGACAGGCGTCCCGCATCGGACAGGCCAAACTCGAGTTGGAAAAGGTAAGCAACAACAAACAATTGCTGGCCGATAACCTCCGCATGGAATACGTCTCCGCCAAGGCGTCCATGGACGTAGCGGTAGCAGCATTCAAAACCGCCAAATCCAACACAGAACTGTCCGACAAGATCCTGAACAAAATGACCATCAAACAAAAAGAGGGGATGGCCACCAGCATGGAACTGACCCAGGCGCAGAACCAACAGATCAATACCCAAATATCATACTACGCCGCTGCGGCCGATTTGCTGTTGGCCAAAGCACGGCTTCAAAAAGTACTCAACAAATAA
- a CDS encoding efflux RND transporter periplasmic adaptor subunit gives MKRLLYFIPVLALLAACQQKNGEGEVARLHAERDSLKSKYDEIGKRLAEIDVQLTKLDTTIQKRVFLVSARTLQPDTFEHYFEVQGLVEADKSVTITSETGGDVKQVLVEEGAQVQAGQTLVVLDSDILRSRASEVEAQYDLANTVYEKQKKLWDQGIGSEIQYLQAKTNMESLAKARNTIREQIQKSVIKAPYSGVVDDVFVKEGELSMPGFPVLRLVNTSQSYLVADVSERYVEDLKKGNHALVNFSMVNDNWYEGKVRSVGKYINPDNRTFRIQVDIPRADFEMKPNMLSAVRILDFKSDSALVVPSSALMQDAEGKNYLFVVNNGHAKKIYVQTGLTYQGDTHVKQGLHPGEQVVLAGARTLKDGDQLEVRNDHE, from the coding sequence ATGAAAAGACTGTTGTATTTCATTCCGGTACTTGCGCTTTTGGCCGCATGTCAGCAGAAGAACGGAGAGGGCGAGGTGGCCCGGCTCCATGCAGAGCGGGACAGCCTGAAATCCAAGTATGACGAAATAGGGAAACGCCTGGCAGAAATCGATGTGCAGCTCACCAAGCTTGACACAACCATTCAGAAACGTGTATTCCTGGTGTCTGCCCGCACCCTGCAACCCGATACCTTCGAACATTACTTCGAGGTTCAGGGCCTGGTTGAAGCGGATAAGAGCGTAACCATCACATCTGAAACAGGCGGTGATGTTAAACAGGTACTGGTTGAAGAAGGTGCCCAGGTTCAGGCCGGGCAAACCCTGGTGGTGCTCGACAGCGATATCCTGCGCTCCAGGGCATCGGAAGTGGAAGCCCAATACGATCTGGCCAACACTGTTTACGAAAAGCAAAAGAAACTCTGGGACCAGGGCATCGGGTCGGAAATCCAATACCTCCAGGCCAAAACCAACATGGAGTCGCTTGCCAAAGCCCGGAATACCATTCGTGAACAAATTCAGAAATCAGTGATCAAAGCACCATACAGTGGTGTTGTGGATGATGTCTTTGTGAAAGAAGGAGAATTGTCGATGCCCGGATTTCCGGTGCTGCGACTGGTCAACACGTCCCAGTCTTATCTCGTGGCGGATGTATCTGAACGCTATGTGGAAGATCTGAAAAAAGGAAACCATGCGCTCGTGAACTTTTCGATGGTGAACGACAACTGGTATGAAGGAAAAGTGCGGTCGGTGGGCAAATACATCAACCCCGACAACCGTACGTTCCGCATCCAGGTGGACATCCCCCGCGCCGATTTCGAGATGAAACCCAACATGCTATCGGCTGTGCGCATCCTCGATTTCAAATCCGACAGCGCCCTGGTCGTTCCTTCATCCGCCCTGATGCAGGATGCCGAGGGCAAGAATTACCTGTTCGTGGTCAACAATGGCCACGCGAAAAAAATATATGTGCAAACCGGCCTGACATACCAGGGTGATACCCATGTGAAACAAGGGTTGCATCCGGGTGAACAGGTGGTGCTGGCAGGTGCCAGAACCCTGAAGGACGGTGATCAACTTGAAGTACGGAATGACCATGAGTAA